The nucleotide window TTACATGACTGCCTTCTTCTGTTATCGTTCCGATTAACCCTGCTCTGTCTTGGTTTTCTTTTGCTTCTGTGTTTATTTTTATCGTATGTTTTCCGTCTTTTCCTACATATGCTGTTCCTGCCTTTATATTTCCTTTCTCATCTATCAGTTGCGGTGCTTTGTCCGGTGTCGTAAATATAATATTTACATCATATCCTAAATCCTTATACGTATCTTTTAATGTCTTTGATATATCTTCCTGAGTCGTTGATTTTCTTAATCTTTCTCCCCCTATATTTTCTATCGTTCTTTGGAGTCTTCCTTCACTTAACTGTCCTAAGAAGTTTCTGTTATCGTCTCCTCTGTCATTTAATGATTCTTTTATTGCTCTTCCTATATCTTTTATCTCATCTTTTGCTTTTCCTATATCTTCTTTAAGTTTTGAAGGATTTGTTGCATAATCTATTGTCTGTCCTTCTATATACACATTTGTACTGCTGTGGTCATCTCTTGTTGTTTCATTAGCTTTGCTTCTGTCTCTGTTTATAGGGCTTCCTGTTGTACTTCCTATTTCTACATTTCCTATTACTGTATGTCGTGTTATGCCTTCTTTTCTATGGCTTTCATTGTTTACACCTACTCCATTGACTTTTGCTCCGCCTTTTCCAAAGTCCACTCCTATTGAGCCGCCTGTTGTCGTTAGATTATCGTGATTGTATAAGTCTGTTCCTTTGTATTCATTTATCTTTAGCTTTCCGTTTCCTTCTACTCCTATTATTCCTGCCGTATTTTCCACTTTCCCTATTGTAAGGTTACTTCCTTCTCCTAAGATAAATGTTGTCTGATTATCTACATAGGCTCTGCTTCCGTTTGGGAAGTTCATGAGGGCTCATTGCCGCCCTCATACTCCCGCTACCCGCGACCTTCGCTCCTTTCAGTCGGCTTCGGTAATGCGGGTTTACATTATGTTTTCTTACACATTCTGAGTCACACATTCACTATTTATAATATTAATGTTTATATATTTTTATTTTTACTTTAACTAATTATTATTTTTTAAATATTCGGAACCCAAAAGTAAAAACCTTTCTTATCAAAACTTATACTTGTTTCTCTTATTGCCTTATAAATTTCTTCTGTATCAGTATTTTTTATAAGAATTTCAAAAACAAATCCTTTTTGCATATATCCTGTAGCGATTTCATATTTTTCATTATTTTTTCCTAATATTCTTAAAAGTTCTTCCTCCATTTCATACTCTTTTAAAGTACTATTTGTGAATTTCATTTCATGAATATTTTTATTTATATTCATTGTTCCTATAATTTTTCCATTAAAATATAGATTTATTTTTTTAAGAATTAAATTTTCCGGAAAATTATTTGATTCAAAACAGACATTTTCAAGAGATGTATAAATTTCTATATTAGGCACATTACCTTCAAACCTACCAGACGAAATATTATAATGATTTCTATCTGTATGTCTTACACATGCCTTTAAAAATAACAGAATTATAATTATAACTATAACTATTAATTTTTTCATTTTTATTTACCTCCTGAGATTCTATTGATTCTATTTTTTATTCTATTTCTTTCTTTCTCTATTTTAAACTTTAAATCTTCATCATATTCAATTAATTCTTTATATCCTATATACTCTATTTTCCGATTTTTCGACCATTCTTTTAATTCTTTATAATTAGTTGAGACAATTGTTCCTAATACAAAAATATCAATCCTTTCGCCAAATGTAGACTTATCATTTATTCCTGTACCAAATCTTATCCAATTATATACGTCAATACCATGCATTCCTTTATCAATACTTATACCTCCACCTTTAAGAACATATGTATAATAATTAAAAGTTCCTATATTTACAGGATCTTTAATAATTTTTGTTAATTTATTATTAAGAACAACTTCTTTTCCTGTCTCATATTCAATAAACTTCTTATTAGGTTCATCTCCTATGTATATCTTACCTCCTTTAATATTATGAAAAACGGATTCTTTTTCATCAGCTGCTTCAAATTTTCCTTTTTTGAATTCTTCTATAGTTTTTACTGAATTTAACGACTGATAATAATAGTTTATTTTTTCTCTATATACCATATCAACTATTCTTCCACTATTGTATTTTTTCCAATCAATCGAATATTTCTTACCATATGTTTCTTGAAAAGATTGTTGTACTTTTTCCTGTTTTAGCTTAGTGTCAAACCAAATCGCACTGGCATTAAATACACTAACAATTTTTTTATCCCCCGTAACTTCACTATTAGGATCAAACTTAGCATATTCAAAGTCATATGGATTTACTTTCTTGTCACTCTTTCCTTTTGTTCTGTCTTCTATTTCCTTATACGCTATCTCTCCTGCTGCCGTTCCTTTTTCCTGTCCTTCTCCATTAGGTTTCGTTCTTCCTCTGTCAAACTCGTCTCTTATCCCCCACTCTCTTCCTATTCCTGCTCTTATCTCGTCTTCATTCGCATTCTCATTTATATAGATTTTTCCTGTTACCTTATCATAAAAGTAATTTATCTCCTGTCCCTGTTCTCTTACCTGAGCTATTCTGTCTTTTATCTTTTCAGGTAAGTTAGGATCATCTGGATTAAATCTTCCTCCTATCCCAAGTCGTTTCTGTACTTCAGGGTCACTTAAATCTCCTTCTGCTATTAACTTCATATCTGGAGCTGTCTTTACCCTTATAATATTTTCCTTTATCTCTTCATATCTTCTCTTTTCTGATTGTGATATGTCGCTGTTATCATCTCCTCTTAGGATATTGTCTATTTTCTTTAAGGCTCCTTCTACCGTTGCACTTCCTTCAAGTACTGCTATCCCTACATCTTCTTTAAACTTTGCAGGATGTAATGCATAATCTATAGTCTGACTTTCTACATATACATTTGTACTGCTATGGTCATCTCTTGTTGTTTCATTGGCTTTACTTCTGTCTCTATTTATAGGGCTTCCTGTTGCACTTCCTATTTCCACATTTCCTATTACTGTATGTCTTGTTATGCCTTCTTTTCTGTGGTTTTCATTACTTATTCCTGCTCCGCTTGTTCCTATTGAACCGCCTGTTGTTGTCAGATTGTCATGATTGTATAAGTCTTTTCCTTTGTATTCATTTATCTTTAGCTTTCCGTTTCCTTCTACTCCTATTATTCCTGCTGTGTTTTCCACTTTCCCTATTGTAAGGTTACTTCCTTCTCCCAAGATAAATGTTGTCTGATTATCTACATAGGCTCTGCTGCCGTTTGGGAAATTCATGAGGGCTCATTGCCGCCCTCATACTCCCGCTACCCGCCTTCTCCGCTCCTTTCAGTCGACTCCGAAAATTTGGGATTATATTTGATAATTTATTCTTTTATTATCTTCTTTATTTCTATTCTATAATTATAAGAAAAATTACATTTTCCTTCTCTTTCGAGAATTGTATAAACGTGAATATCTGGAATATCTTTTTTTAAAACTATTTTTTATTCTTTTTCTATCCAGATTTTTTTTAAGTTTTTCTATATATGTTGCTATATTTAAGAAAATATAAATAAAAAATGTCCACTTTATTCCATGTACTGAATTTATAAATATTATTCCTTCTATATTCATTAAATCGTCCGAACCTTCTCCGAAAGTATTTATAAAATCTATACTATTCATATATTTTATTTTCCCGTTAAATTTTATTTCCATATCAATATCAGTCAAGTTAAATTTCTCATCGTTTTCCTTATACATGTTTATATAAAAATATCCTCTGCATGCCTTTTTATTCTCTATTTCTTTAATATCATCCCGATATCCGGACTCACTTGTTCCCGGCAAAAATCCTACAATATATTCTCCATTCATCGCTATTTCTTTTATATTATCACAGGAAGGCACTCCTCTATGTTCTCCGAAACCTCTTGAACCGAAATATAATATTATCTTGTTGTCATTTTCCGTTCTGTATAAATCATAAGTATCATTGATTTTCATATATGTGTTTTGTACATATTTTTCTGTTCTTATTGAATGAATGCATATGAGAGAAAATATAACATACGAAATCGTAGCTGAAATTACAAATAAATATAATTGATTATTTTTTCTTTTCTTCATACGGTTCACCTAACTCCTTTAATTTTTTCTTTGCCTCATCTACTCTATCATTCAAATACTTTATGGCTTCATCTTTATTCTTAAAAACACCTTCAAACACTACATGATTTTGATAATTTGTAAGTAAATTATAAGGATTCCCAAGTTCTCTTGAATCTATAAAACCGCCTGCTAAATCAAGTGGCTTTGAAAATTCATCAAATAGTTTGTGTCTTCTTGTTATTTTTACTACTAAACCCTTTTCATTTTTTGAAATATCAATTATAGTCTTACTTATCACGCTTCCGTTTCTATAAGTTATATCTAAGTCCTCTGGAGATAAAATAGCTTTATCTAATCCAAGATTTTTCCCTCCAAAAACATTTTTTTCTCCAATAAAATTTTGTTTTACAACCTCATTTTTTATCTTTCCGCTTACCAAACCTTTTCTATTAAAATGTGAAATTGAACTTTTAAAAACTTCAATATTTGTTTTATACATAGCTATTGTATACGGTTTACTATTTTCAAGTTTTCTAAAACCTTTTGGATCAAAAACATCAACTCTTAAACCTTTTGTTCCATCTTCATCTCTTGACATATACTTGTTTTGAACTTCCTTTGGTAAATAGTAAAATCCAAAATAAGGTGATATAACTGCAATTTTATATGGAGTTTTATAAGAATAATCTGTCAAATCTTTAAGAAAACTGTTACTACCTATTGCATATCTTTTTGTTAATAATTTATGTTCTACAACTCTTGATTTATTAACATTATCCTCCCACATATAATAATAATCCCCCGTAACCTCACTATTAGGATCAAATTGTGCGTACTCAAAGTCATATGGATTTACTTTCTTATCGCTCTTTCCTTTTGTTCTGTCTTCTATTTCTTTATACGCTATCTCTCCTGCTACCGTTCCTTTTTCCTGTCCTTCTCCGTTAGGTTTCGTTCTTCCTCTGTCAAACTCGTCTCTTATCCCCCACTCTCTTCCTATTCCTGCTCTTATCTCGTCTTCATTCGCATTCTCATTTATATAGATTTTTCCTGTTACCTTATCATAAAAGTAATTTATCTCCTGCCCCTGTTCTCTTACCTGAGCTATTCTCTCTTTTATCTTTTCCGGTAAATTAGGGTCATCAGGATTAAATCTTCCCCCTATGCCAAGTCGTTTCTGTACATCAGGATCACTTAAATCTCCTTCTGCTATCAATTTCATATCAGGAGCTGTCTTAAACCTTATTATATTTTCCTTTATCTCTTCATATCTTCGTCTTTCAGGTTCTGATATATCGCTGTTATCATCTCCTCTTAATATATTATCTATTTTCTTTAAGGCTCCTTCTACTGTTGTACTGCCTTCAAGTACTGCTATTCCTACATCTTCTTTAAACTTTGCAGGATGTAATGCATAATCTATAGTTTGACTTTCTACATATACATTTGTACTGCTATGGTCATCTCTTGTTGTTTCATTGGCTTTACTTCTGTCTCTGTTTATAGAGCTTCCTGTTGCACTTCCTATTTCTACATTTCCTATTACTGTATGTCTTGTTATTCCTTCTTTTCTATGATTTTCATTACTTATCCCTGCTCCGCTTGTTCCTATTGAGCCGCCTGTTGTTGTTAAACTGTCATGATTGTATAAGTCTTTTCCTTTGTATTCATTTATCTTCAGTTTTCCGTTTCCTTCTCCTATTATTCCTGCTGTGTTTTCTACTTTCCCTATTGTAAGGTTACTTCCTTCTCCCAAGATAAATGTTGTCTGATTATCTACATAGGCTCTGCCTCCGTTTGGAAAGTTCATGAGGGCTCATTGCCGCCCTCATACTCCCGCTACCCGCGTTCTCCGCTCCTTACGTCGACTCCGAAAATGCGGGGAATCTTTTTATTATTTAATTAACTTTTCTAATCCTAATTCAATCAATGATTGTTTTTCTCTTTCTATAATATATTGATCTATATTTTCTTTACCTTCCTTTAATTTTCTTTCAAGCAATAAAGCTTCGTCTAACACTTTTTTTAACCACTCCTTCTTTTGTCTCTCTTCTTCTGACCAACTTTCCATATATTCTTTTTTCACTTTTTCTACATATTGTAAAATTTCATCATATCTTTTAAATTTTGCCATACTCGCTGCTTGAGTTATATATCTATTTATAATTGTTTGATATGATATTGAAATATATTTCAATATCTCTTTCTCATTATCCATTTTATTAAACCAATTATACAAATCTGTTTGTATTACATTTAACATTTCCTGCATATTTTTTTCCATACTTTCATCGTCTTTTATATCCCACCAATAAGTATAACGGGTATTCATAAATTTTCCTAATCTTAATCCTATCGTTATAGATTCTTTTGTAGCCCCACAGTATATTGGAAGAATAGCACAATTTACATTTAATTCTTCTCGATGTTTCTGAAAATTTAATGTTTCAATCATACCCAGCTTATTTATTCTATAAAAATTTATTGTGCCTTTCTTATAAAATCCATCTTTCTTTAAAGGTTTATCAAAATATTCCCTAAAATTTCTTTTGTATAAGTCATTAAACTCTTTTGTTGTTAATTCTCTCATCTTTATCCTCCTATTTTATTCCATAAATATTATATTTTCTTTTTTATTATTTTATTTGATTTTCTAATTATATCCTCTGTTATTTTTTGTCTTATTTCAGGTGTAATTTTTTGACCTCTTGTATCTATTACAATTTTTTGTGTCGCAGTTTCAGGTAATTCTTCTGCTCTTTTAATTGCCTGTTTTCCTATATTTGAGGTCATACTGTTATAATTTTCTTGATTATAATTCTTTATTTCATATGTTTCCTTTACAATACCGTTTTCTACTACAGAATTTTCAGGTCTTACTGAACCTTTTATTCCATATTTCACATTCTCTCCACCCTTATATGACTCTTGAGTTTCTATCGTTGTATTCGGTTTATCTTTATACATTTCTTTTAAACGGGTAGTGAGTTCAGCTTCTGATTCACTTGCTGTATATCTTTTATTTGGATTACTCTTAGAACTTGCATAATCATTAAGATTTTTACCAATTTCTTCACTATGACCTTTTTCAAATAATGATTTTGAACTGCTACTGTAATATTTTACTCCTGTATTAATTACAGTATTTGCAGCACCTCTACCTGCTTCAAACCCTACTATACTTCCTAAAAATTTGCCAAATTCATTAGCATTTTCTTCGTCTTTTCCATAAAATTTTGTCGCCGATACATCTACTGCTTTTTTATTAAATTCTTTTATTTTGGGATTAATACTTCCCTTTATTTCAGGATACATTTCAGGATAATTATTCTTTATATATTCTGCATCTTTAGTTGAATATTGAGGCTTTCTAATCCCATGAAGCAATTGTTCTTCATTTGTATTTACAGGGGTAGATGTCGCAAAAAATAATGCTGCAACCGGATTAAGTTTTTCAGCGACTCCTATCACTATGCCTAATGGTGTACTTTCTTTTGTTTCCTCCTTAAATCCTGAAATAAAACTTGAAAAATTCTTATTTTTCCCTTCTAATTTATCCAAACGTTTTTTCAAAGCCGCTTTTTCTTCGGGTGTTTTAGATTCTTCTATTTTCTTTTCTACCTTTGATATCTCTCGAATTTTTTGAAGTTTGTTTTTATCTCTTTTTAGATGTTCTTGATCTAATATTCTAAAATCAGCCATAGTAGGAGGCACTTTACAATTAATTAATATTCTTCCACCTTTATAACAAGCTCCTTTTTCATCCCCCACATGTTCACCAAAATCAGCTTTACTGTAATCTTTTCCGTCTGATTTTGTCTGTATCGGTATATTTCCTTCCTCATACGTCTTGTTAAAGAAGTCATTCGTTGCTCTTCCTGTACTTTCCAGTCCTTTTTCTTCCGAACCTTCAGGTACCTTTCTTTGTCTTCCTTCTACTTTCCTATTACATGACTTCCTTCTTCTGTTATCGTTCCTATCAGTCCTGCTCTATCTTGGTTTTCTTTTGCTTCTGTGTTTATTATTATCGTATGTTTTCCGTCTTTTCCTACATACGCTGTTCCTGCCTTTATTTTTCCTGCCTCATCTATTAGTTGCGGTGCTTTATCAGGTGTTGTGAATATTATTTCTATGTCATATCCCAAATCCTTATACGTATCTTTTAATGTCTTTGATATATCTTCCTGAGTCGTTGATTTTCTTAATCTTTCTCCCCCTATATTTTCTATCGTTCTTTGGAGTCTTCCTTCACTTAACTGTCCTAAGAAGTTTCTGTTATCGTCTCCTCTGTCATTTAATGATTCTTTTATTGCTCTTCCTATATCTTTTATCTCATCTTTTGCCTTCCCTAAATCTTCTTTAAACTTTCCAGGATTTAATGCATATTCTATTGTTTGACTCTCTATATTTATGTTTGTACTTTTATGTGTATCTTTCGTTGTTTCATTTGCTTTACTTAAGTCTCTATTTATAGGAGAACCTGTTGCACTTCCTATTTCTACATTTCCTATTACTGTATGTCTTGTTATTCCTTCTTTTCTATGATTTTCATTATTTACGCCTATTCCGTTGACTTTTGCTCCGCCTTTTCCAAAGTCCACTCCTATTGAGCCGCCTGTTGTTGTCAGATTATCGTGATTGTATAAGTCTGTTCCTTTATACTCATTTATCTTCAGTTTTCCGTTTCCTTCTACTCCTATTATTCCTGCTGTGTTTTCTGCTTTCCCTATTGTAAGGTTACTTCCTTCTCCCAAGATAAATGTTGTCTGATTATCTACATAGGCTCTGTTTCCGTTTGTTCTGCTTCCACTTATTGAAGCTGAACTCGGTACTCCGTTTGAGCCTACTCCTATTGTTACTCCACTGCTACTTCCTGTTGTTTTACTTATGTTCTGTTTACTTTCTTCTACAAGGTTTTCTATTGTTCCTGTTACTTTGCCACCTTCCTGATTAAAACCTGATAATCTCATGTTCTTTGTGTTGTTATGGACTTGGAAGTTCATGAGGGGCTTATCGCCGCCCCTCATACTCCCGCTACCCGCGACCTACGCTCCTTTCAGTCGACTTCGGTAATGCGGGAGATTTTTTATTATTTTATTTTTTATAAATGTCATCTGTATCTATTATTTCTTCATAACTGTAATCTTTAATTTCTTTTTCTAAAAATTCTTTCCATTTTGACATAGCATACGTCACCACTTCTCTATCTATATATACTTTATCGGGATAACTTGTATTTGATAACTCAATAGATACAATATTACCTAAAATATCTACATCCCAACCTTCTGAGCCTATAGCACGTTTTTTTACATCTTTATTACCTAAAAATTTAAGCTCATGAACAGCTAATTCTAAATTTGTATCGGCTACGTATTCTGCTAAAAACTCTTCATCATGTTTACCATTAAATGATAAACTACAAGGTTCATATTCATTCAAATATTTTTCGTATTTAAAAATCAATTTCATTTTTAACTTCTCCTATATTCTATTATTCTATTTTATCGGATATACACTTGTAATATTTCCATTTTTATCTATATACCCTCTTACTTCAATCCCTGATGGAGTTCTACCTTTCCATTTATATATCCCCGTCATAGTTTTATTTTTAAAAGCTATGTCTACTTCCACTTTTATTCTATCCGCTGTCCAATGTTCAGGAAACATTGTTGATTTTCCACTATTATTTGACTTAGGAATAAAATTATTAGGATTTTTGGGATCTTGAATTTCAATCTCTGCTTCATAAACTCCACTCGGATATCTCTTGGTTACTTGTTTTACCTTTACATTTCCTAAAGTTGTATGACCCCCTTTTACTTTTCCATTTTTCATTTCTGCATTAATTATATGTCCTTCAAAATTTTCAAATTTAGCTTCAACATTATTCACTCGCTTACTTGCCTGCAAATTAGCAAAATGCTCTTTTTCTCTGTTGTTTATTTTTGCATGTAATTCTTTGTTTATCTCTCTTTTTCCTTGTGAACCACCACTTCCAGTTTCCTGATTTTTACTATTCGCCACTACTGCCGCTTTCTTAGCTTCATACATCGGTCTATAAGTTTGTACGTACTGTGAGGCATATTGCATGCCTTGTCCTGTCATCATATTTAATACATCATAATCATCTTCTCCAAAACCTATAGTTGTCATTGTACTTTTTATAGGATTTATTATTCCTTTGAAACTTCTATTTACATTTGCTTCTTTTCCTGCCTTTAACTTTGCATACTCTTCTCCCGATGTCCCTTTTATTGTATATCCTTCATTTGTAATGCCTTGCAGTATCTTTTGCCCTCCTATAAATGCCTCGTTCCCTCCAAAGCCCACATTTGTTGCTCCTGCTCCTGCTGCTAAACAACCTCCTCCTGCTGTTTCTGCACACGTTCCAATCCCTACTACAAAAGCACTTGCTCCTGCTCCTGCTCTTATTACTCCTCCTGCTCCCTGTGCTGTTCCTTCTATTACCATTCCGACTTTTTCTTCTTTATTCATTTCAGCATATTCTTTTGTTAACCCATATCCTTTTATGAATAAGCCACCACTTGATACACCTCTCCCTGCATTTATATCTCTTCTGAAATCTGTTATTGTCGGGTGAGGTGTAGTGTAATAATAATATTCTTCATTATTTGCCAAATATTTTTCTTCAAACCATTCTTTTGATGCTTTTGCTTTTGGATTTCCCAAACTTTCTTCTATTAAATATTTTCCTTCAAGTGTATTTATAAGTTTAATATTATAATCCTTATACTCACTTCTCAAGTCAGGATTTTTAGATAAATATATTAAATAATCATAGTCTTCTTTACTTACTATTCTTCTTCCTATATATTTTTTACTTATCTCAGCTATTTCTTTATTTTTTTCTTCCTGTTTTTTCCTTTCTTCTTCCTGTCTTTTCTTCGCTTTTTCTGCTTCTGCTGCTTTTCTCTTTTTCTCATTTTTTGCTTTTACTTCCGCCGCTTTTTCTTTTATCGCATTTTTTGATTCTTCTACTGTTTTTTTACGTTTTTCTCCTCCTGCTATTATATTTTTAGTATCTTTTCCAAGAACTTTTCCTGTTTTGCCGAAGGTTTCTACTGCTTTACCTAAACTTCCTTTTATGTCTCCTTTTCTTAATCTTGATCCTGATTCTCCCAATCCTGCAAAAAATTTGTCTATATGAGCTTTTGTAAAGTCTCCACTAACCTCACTGTCAGGATCAAATTGTGCGTACTCAAAGTCATAAGGATTTACTTTCTTATCACTCTTTTCTTTTGTTCTGTCTTCTATTTCTTTATACGCTATCTCTCCTGCGACCGTTCCTTTTTCCTGTCCTTCTCCGTTAGGTTTCGTTCTTCCTCTGTAAAACTCGTCTCTTATCCCCCACTCTCTTCCTATTCCTGCTCTTATCTCATCCTCATCTGCATTCTCATTTATGTATATCTTTCCTGTTACCTTATCATAAAAATAATTTATCTCCTGCCCCTGTTCTCTTACCTGAGCCATTCTCTCTTTTATCTTTTCAGGTAAATTAGGGTCATCAGGGTTAAATCTTCCTCCTATACCAAGCCGTTTCTGTACTTCAGGATCACTTAAATCTCCTTCCGCTATTAACTTCATATCCGGAGCTGTCTTTACCCTTATTATATTTTCCTTTATCTCCTCATATCTTCTCTTTTCTGATTGTGATATGTCGCTGTTATCATCTCCTCTTAATATATTATCTATTTTCTTTAAGGCTCCTTCTACCGTTGCACTTCCTTCAAGTACTGCTATCCCTACATCTTCTTTAAACTTTGCAGGATGCAATGCATAATCTATCGTCTGACTTTCTACATATACATTTGTACTGCTATGGTCATCTCTTGTTGTTTCATTGGCTTTACTTCTGTCTCTGTTTATAGGGCTTCCTGTTGCACTTCCTATTTCTACATTTCCTATTACTGTATGTCGTGTTATGCCTTCTTTTCTATGATTTTCATTACTTATCCCTGCTCCGCTTGTTCCTATTGAGCCGCCTGTTGTTGTTAAACTGTCATGATTGTATAAGTCTTTTCCTTTGTATTCATTTATCTTTAGTTTTCCGTTTCCTTCTACTCCTATTATTCCTGCTGTATTTTCTGCTTTCCCTATTGTAAGGTTACTTCCTTCTCCCAAGATAAATGTCGTCTGATTATCTACATAGGCTCTGCTGCCGTTT belongs to Pseudoleptotrichia goodfellowii and includes:
- a CDS encoding DUF4304 domain-containing protein, which gives rise to MRELTTKEFNDLYKRNFREYFDKPLKKDGFYKKGTINFYRINKLGMIETLNFQKHREELNVNCAILPIYCGATKESITIGLRLGKFMNTRYTYWWDIKDDESMEKNMQEMLNVIQTDLYNWFNKMDNEKEILKYISISYQTIINRYITQAASMAKFKRYDEILQYVEKVKKEYMESWSEEERQKKEWLKKVLDEALLLERKLKEGKENIDQYIIEREKQSLIELGLEKLIK
- a CDS encoding DUF5376 family protein encodes the protein MKLIFKYEKYLNEYEPCSLSFNGKHDEEFLAEYVADTNLELAVHELKFLGNKDVKKRAIGSEGWDVDILGNIVSIELSNTSYPDKVYIDREVVTYAMSKWKEFLEKEIKDYSYEEIIDTDDIYKK
- a CDS encoding EndoU domain-containing protein → MNFPNGSRAYVDNQTTFILGEGSNLTIGKAENTAGIIGVEGNGKLKINEYKGKDLYNHDSLTTTGGSIGTSGAGISNENHRKEGITRHTVIGNVEIGSATGSPINRDRSKANETTRDDHSSTNVYVESQTIDYALHPAKFKEDVGIAVLEGSATVEGALKKIDNILRGDDNSDISQSEKRRYEEIKENIIRVKTAPDMKLIAEGDLSDPEVQKRLGIGGRFNPDDPNLPEKIKERMAQVREQGQEINYFYDKVTGKIYINENADEDEIRAGIGREWGIRDEFYRGRTKPNGEGQEKGTVAGEIAYKEIEDRTKEKSDKKVNPYDFEYAQFDPDSEVSGDFTKAHIDKFFAGLGESGSRLRKGDIKGSLGKAVETFGKTGKVLGKDTKNIIAGGEKRKKTVEESKNAIKEKAAEVKAKNEKKRKAAEAEKAKKRQEEERKKQEEKNKEIAEISKKYIGRRIVSKEDYDYLIYLSKNPDLRSEYKDYNIKLINTLEGKYLIEESLGNPKAKASKEWFEEKYLANNEEYYYYTTPHPTITDFRRDINAGRGVSSGGLFIKGYGLTKEYAEMNKEEKVGMVIEGTAQGAGGVIRAGAGASAFVVGIGTCAETAGGGCLAAGAGATNVGFGGNEAFIGGQKILQGITNEGYTIKGTSGEEYAKLKAGKEANVNRSFKGIINPIKSTMTTIGFGEDDYDVLNMMTGQGMQYASQYVQTYRPMYEAKKAAVVANSKNQETGSGGSQGKREINKELHAKINNREKEHFANLQASKRVNNVEAKFENFEGHIINAEMKNGKVKGGHTTLGNVKVKQVTKRYPSGVYEAEIEIQDPKNPNNFIPKSNNSGKSTMFPEHWTADRIKVEVDIAFKNKTMTGIYKWKGRTPSGIEVRGYIDKNGNITSVYPIK